A genomic segment from Chitinophagaceae bacterium encodes:
- the rpoB gene encoding DNA-directed RNA polymerase subunit beta, translated as MSATKSNAAKRINFGKVELLAEQPDLLGIQIQSFKDFFQLETTPDKRNNEGLFRVFKENFPITDTRNIFVLEFLDYFVDPPRYTIDECIERGLTYAVPLKAKLRLSCNDEEHVDFQTIVQDVFLGNIPYMTPRGTFVINGAERVVVSQLHRSPGVFFGQSVHPNGTKIYSARVIPFKGAWMEFATDINNVMFAYIDRKKKFPVTTLLRSIGYETDKDILELFGMADEVKADKKTLEKNIGKRLAARVLRTWVEDFVDEDTGEVVSLERNEVILERDTVLDEANIALIQEMEVKSVFIQKEEVSGDYAIIYNTLNKDTSNSELEAVQHIYKQLRGADAPDDETARGIIDKLFFSDKRYDLGEVGRYKINRRLGLNFPIQKKVLTKDDIIVIIKTLVQLTNGKSEVDDIDHLSNRRVRTVGEQLYAQFGVGLARMARTIRERMNVRDNEVFTPVDLINARTLSSVINSFFGTSQLSQFLDQTNPLSEITHKRRISALGPGGLSRERAGFEVRDVHYSHYGRLCTIETPEGPNIGLISTLCVHAKINEMGFIETPYRKVDNGKVDLKKITFLSAEEEDTAKIAQANIDIDDKGNFVEDMIKSRQTGDFPILPKEEVEFMDVAPNQIVGLSASLIPFLEHDDANRALMGSNMQRQAVPLIKPEVPIVGTGLEAKAARDARIQIHAEGDGVVEFVDANEIHVRYKRSEAQQLVSFEDDLTIYKLTKFVRTNQETCINLRPAVVKGQKVSEDDFLTEGYATKGGELALGRNLKVAFMPWKGYNFEDAIVISEKVVKEDLFTSIHISEFETEVRDTKLGEEELTPDIPNVSEEATKDLDQNGIIRIGASIKEGDIIIGKITPKGESDPTPEEKLLRAIFGDKAGDAKDASLKAPSGTEGVVIDKKLFQRAKKDKNAKVREKAQLEKIEKQHEDNEKDLMELLQNKLQNLLKDKTSQGVTNSFGEILIGKGVKFTVKNISGIDFSNVNPLGWTGDAKTDNLINVLLHNYNIKFNEELGRYKREKFNISIGDELPAGVLKLAKVYLAVKRKLKVGDKMAGRHGNKGIVAKIVRPEDMPFLEDGTPVDIVLNPLGVPSRMNLGQIYETVLGWAGEKLGVRFATPIFDGASVEEIDERVNEAALPKFGHTYLYDGETGERFDQKATVGIIYMIKLHHMVDDKMHARSIGPYSLITQQPLGGKAQFGGQRFGEMEVWALEAYGASNILQELLTLKSDDIIGRAKTYEAIVKGDNIPKAGVPESFNVLVHELRGLGLELTFE; from the coding sequence ATGTCTGCAACAAAATCAAACGCTGCTAAACGTATCAATTTCGGTAAAGTTGAACTTTTAGCAGAGCAACCCGATTTGCTCGGAATCCAGATTCAATCGTTCAAAGATTTTTTCCAGTTAGAAACCACACCCGATAAAAGAAACAACGAAGGTTTGTTTCGTGTATTTAAAGAAAACTTTCCCATCACCGATACCCGGAACATTTTTGTGTTGGAGTTTTTGGATTATTTTGTAGATCCACCACGCTATACCATTGACGAGTGTATTGAAAGGGGCCTTACTTATGCGGTGCCTTTAAAAGCAAAGCTGCGCCTGAGTTGTAATGATGAAGAGCATGTGGATTTTCAAACCATTGTTCAGGATGTTTTCCTGGGCAATATACCCTACATGACGCCAAGGGGAACTTTTGTTATTAATGGCGCCGAAAGGGTTGTAGTAAGCCAGCTGCACCGTTCACCAGGTGTGTTCTTTGGCCAAAGTGTGCATCCCAATGGTACCAAAATTTATTCTGCCCGTGTAATTCCTTTTAAAGGTGCATGGATGGAATTTGCTACCGATATCAACAATGTAATGTTTGCATACATTGACCGTAAGAAAAAATTTCCGGTTACTACATTATTGCGTTCTATAGGTTACGAAACCGATAAAGATATTTTGGAATTATTCGGCATGGCCGATGAAGTAAAAGCCGACAAAAAAACACTGGAAAAAAATATTGGCAAGCGTCTTGCTGCCCGTGTACTGCGTACCTGGGTGGAAGACTTTGTGGATGAAGATACCGGTGAAGTAGTATCGCTGGAAAGAAACGAAGTGATATTAGAAAGGGACACCGTACTGGATGAAGCCAATATTGCCCTCATCCAGGAAATGGAAGTTAAAAGCGTATTTATCCAAAAAGAAGAAGTAAGCGGTGATTACGCAATTATTTATAATACCCTTAATAAAGATACTTCCAATAGTGAGCTTGAAGCCGTGCAGCATATTTATAAACAACTGCGTGGCGCCGATGCACCCGATGATGAAACGGCCCGAGGCATTATTGATAAATTATTTTTTAGCGATAAGCGCTATGATTTGGGCGAAGTAGGCCGTTATAAAATTAACCGCCGCCTGGGCTTAAATTTTCCTATTCAAAAGAAAGTGCTTACCAAAGATGATATCATCGTAATCATTAAAACCCTGGTGCAATTAACCAATGGTAAAAGTGAAGTAGATGATATTGACCACCTGAGCAACCGCCGTGTACGTACCGTAGGCGAGCAATTATATGCACAGTTTGGCGTGGGCCTTGCCCGTATGGCACGTACCATTCGGGAAAGGATGAACGTAAGAGATAATGAAGTATTTACTCCGGTAGATTTAATTAATGCCCGGACTTTGTCTTCGGTTATTAACTCCTTTTTTGGTACCTCACAGTTATCACAGTTTCTCGATCAAACCAACCCGCTTTCTGAAATTACCCATAAGCGCCGTATTTCTGCACTCGGGCCCGGCGGCTTAAGCCGGGAAAGGGCAGGCTTTGAAGTACGTGACGTACACTATAGCCACTATGGCCGCTTGTGTACCATTGAAACGCCTGAAGGACCAAATATTGGTTTGATTTCTACACTTTGCGTTCACGCAAAAATCAACGAAATGGGTTTTATTGAAACACCCTATCGTAAAGTAGATAATGGAAAAGTAGATTTGAAAAAAATTACTTTTTTAAGCGCCGAAGAAGAAGATACCGCAAAAATTGCACAGGCAAATATTGATATAGATGATAAAGGGAATTTTGTTGAAGACATGATCAAAAGCCGTCAAACCGGCGATTTCCCCATCTTACCCAAAGAAGAAGTAGAGTTTATGGATGTGGCGCCCAATCAAATTGTGGGCTTAAGTGCATCCTTAATTCCTTTCTTAGAGCATGATGATGCCAACCGTGCACTCATGGGTTCAAACATGCAACGTCAGGCGGTTCCGCTTATTAAGCCCGAAGTACCCATTGTAGGTACAGGCCTTGAAGCCAAAGCTGCCCGTGATGCAAGGATACAAATACATGCCGAAGGCGATGGTGTGGTAGAATTTGTAGATGCCAACGAAATACATGTTCGTTATAAAAGAAGCGAAGCACAGCAACTGGTAAGTTTTGAAGACGACCTTACCATTTATAAACTCACCAAGTTTGTGCGCACAAACCAGGAAACCTGCATCAACCTGCGCCCTGCTGTTGTTAAAGGCCAAAAAGTAAGTGAAGACGATTTCCTTACCGAAGGCTATGCTACCAAAGGCGGTGAACTTGCACTGGGCCGCAACCTTAAAGTGGCTTTTATGCCCTGGAAAGGCTACAACTTTGAAGATGCTATCGTAATTTCTGAAAAAGTTGTAAAAGAAGATTTATTTACTTCAATCCATATTAGCGAATTTGAAACTGAAGTAAGAGATACCAAATTGGGCGAAGAAGAATTAACGCCGGATATCCCTAACGTAAGCGAAGAAGCCACAAAAGACCTGGATCAAAATGGTATCATCCGTATTGGGGCCTCTATAAAAGAAGGCGATATAATTATTGGTAAAATAACGCCCAAAGGCGAAAGCGACCCAACTCCTGAGGAAAAATTATTGCGTGCCATCTTTGGCGATAAAGCCGGCGATGCAAAAGATGCTTCCTTAAAAGCGCCAAGCGGAACCGAGGGTGTAGTTATTGATAAAAAATTGTTTCAGCGTGCCAAGAAAGATAAAAATGCCAAAGTGCGTGAAAAAGCACAACTGGAAAAAATAGAAAAGCAACACGAAGACAATGAAAAAGATTTGATGGAGTTGCTGCAAAATAAATTGCAAAACCTGCTGAAAGATAAAACCAGCCAGGGCGTTACCAATAGCTTTGGCGAAATTTTAATTGGCAAAGGCGTGAAGTTTACCGTAAAAAATATTTCCGGTATAGATTTCAGCAATGTAAACCCACTAGGTTGGACGGGTGATGCAAAAACCGATAACCTTATCAACGTTTTATTGCACAACTATAATATTAAGTTTAACGAAGAGCTGGGCCGTTACAAAAGAGAAAAATTCAACATCAGCATTGGTGATGAGTTGCCTGCCGGTGTATTAAAACTGGCAAAAGTTTATTTGGCCGTTAAACGCAAACTAAAAGTAGGCGATAAAATGGCGGGCCGCCATGGTAATAAAGGTATTGTTGCCAAAATTGTAAGGCCAGAAGATATGCCTTTCCTGGAAGATGGCACACCCGTAGATATTGTATTGAACCCACTTGGTGTACCCAGCCGTATGAACCTGGGCCAGATTTATGAAACCGTATTAGGATGGGCCGGCGAAAAGCTTGGGGTGCGTTTTGCCACACCAATATTTGACGGCGCTTCTGTAGAAGAAATAGATGAAAGGGTTAATGAAGCTGCGCTACCAAAATTTGGCCATACTTATTTATACGACGGCGAAACCGGTGAACGCTTCGACCAAAAAGCAACCGTGGGCATTATTTATATGATTAAGCTGCACCACATGGTAGATGATAAAATGCATGCCCGTTCTATAGGGCCCTACTCACTCATTACGCAACAACCCTTAGGTGGTAAAGCACAATTTGGTGGCCAGCGTTTTGGTGAAATGGAAGTGTGGGCGCTTGAGGCTTATGGCGCATCCAACATTTTGCAGGAATTACTTACGCTTAAATCCGATGATATTATTGGCCGTGCCAAAACTTATGAGGCAATTGTAAAAGGCGATAATATCCCTAAAGCGGGTGTTCCGGAATCGTTTAATGTATTGGTGCATGAATTAAGAGGCCTGGGTCTTGAACTTACTTTTGAATAA